Proteins from a single region of Amycolatopsis sp. CA-230715:
- a CDS encoding uridine kinase family protein encodes MVAIDGPSGAGKSTIARVLADDLRERVDTLLISTDDFATWDEPVAWWPRFADGVLTPFAEGREGGYQRVDWSRGEPELGEFVAVAPPRVLIFEGVSAGRSSVSRFLSLLCWVGGPDAEERLERAVARDGEGSREHLRGWQDFERGWFAVDKTAKRADSPIGLADLLNTGQSGHE; translated from the coding sequence ATGGTCGCGATCGACGGCCCGTCCGGCGCGGGCAAGTCGACGATCGCCCGCGTGCTCGCCGATGACCTGCGCGAACGCGTGGACACGCTGCTGATCAGCACCGACGACTTCGCCACCTGGGACGAACCGGTGGCGTGGTGGCCGCGGTTCGCCGACGGCGTGCTCACCCCGTTCGCCGAAGGCCGCGAGGGCGGTTATCAGCGCGTCGACTGGAGCCGCGGCGAACCGGAGCTGGGCGAGTTCGTCGCCGTGGCGCCGCCCCGCGTACTGATCTTCGAAGGTGTTTCCGCGGGCAGATCGTCGGTTTCGCGCTTCCTTTCCCTGCTCTGCTGGGTCGGCGGACCCGATGCGGAAGAACGGCTCGAACGGGCCGTCGCGAGAGACGGCGAGGGCAGCCGGGAGCACCTTCGCGGGTGGCAGGACTTCGAACGCGGATGGTTCGCGGTTGACAAAACCGCAAAACGTGCTGATAGCCCGATCGGCCTAGCGGATCTGCTCAACACAGGGCAGAGTGGGCACGAATAA